A section of the Chryseobacterium ginsenosidimutans genome encodes:
- a CDS encoding DUF3108 domain-containing protein, translated as MKKILNFFTLFVFFLGFGQIDNIADGESITLRIHYGFLNAGVANLTAQKTTYKGAPNLHVRGTGQTTGAVKAFFKVEDFYESYINMNTGLPSFYVRNVKEGSYRQHFETVFNHDNNTLVLTDKKTPANGSKVIKSVKGVQDMLSCFYYLRSKSPNELKVGTIINMNVWIDDEMFPFQLKVVGTENLDTKFGTINCLKIIPSVKSGRVFKQKEGVTMWVSNDANHLPMLLKAELAVGSLKASIDNYKNVKYPLKFTK; from the coding sequence ATGAAGAAAATTTTAAATTTTTTTACACTATTTGTATTCTTTTTAGGCTTTGGCCAGATCGATAATATTGCAGATGGTGAATCTATTACTTTAAGGATCCATTACGGGTTTTTAAATGCCGGAGTTGCGAACCTTACGGCACAAAAAACAACCTATAAAGGAGCTCCCAATCTTCACGTAAGAGGAACCGGACAGACAACCGGAGCGGTAAAAGCTTTTTTTAAAGTAGAAGATTTCTATGAAAGTTACATCAATATGAATACGGGGCTTCCTAGTTTTTATGTAAGAAATGTGAAGGAAGGAAGCTATCGACAACATTTTGAAACCGTTTTCAATCACGATAATAATACTCTGGTTTTAACAGATAAAAAAACTCCTGCCAACGGATCAAAAGTAATCAAATCTGTAAAAGGCGTTCAGGACATGCTTTCATGTTTCTATTATTTAAGAAGTAAAAGCCCTAATGAATTAAAAGTAGGAACCATTATTAATATGAATGTATGGATCGATGACGAAATGTTTCCTTTTCAGTTGAAAGTTGTCGGAACAGAAAATCTGGATACAAAATTCGGAACCATTAATTGCTTAAAAATCATTCCTTCTGTAAAAAGCGGCCGGGTTTTTAAACAAAAAGAAGGTGTTACCATGTGGGTTTCCAATGATGCAAACCATCTTCCAATGCTATTAAAGGCTGAATTGGCAGTCGGATCCTTAAAAGCAAGTATTGATAATTATAAAAATGTGAAGTATCCTTTAAAATTCACAAAATAG
- a CDS encoding DUF5916 domain-containing protein: MKTQLLIICITFFSVFTYAQKKDDNIVRKKIAITKTLSSPKIDGILDDPQWENAPIATGFIERSPNNGKPQADSIKTEVRILYDDTGIYFGAQMYDPTPNKIAKELTERDGVGNDDFFGVALNGYNDKQQSLEFMVTAAGVQFDAKITADGEDDTWNSIWYSGAKLNEKGWSVEIKIPYSELRFPKSNVQEWGMNMFRRIQRIKASYDWNFVDNAKNSYTLFDGVLQGIENINPPTRLSFTPYFSTYVNNFDGKTTSSFNGGMDVKYGINDAFTFDMTLIPDFGQANFDNSILNLTPFEQQFSEQRTFFTEGTELFSKGGMFYSRRVGGEPSRYPVTNENEEVTEYPSKVKLFNAFKISGRTKKGLGIGFFNGITQQMEATIVNHETGEVRREVVEPWANYNILVFDQRFNGNSSVSLVNTNVTRDGNFRDANATGLLWDISNKKNTYKTFGSLKGSFVMDGETKFGSRAEAGLEKTAGKHRFSVNGNVTTKDWDINDVGFSTKTNFGNYNAWYGYRILQPTKAFNNIYLNFNLNYFHRLEPFIFQNFVFNNNNSFTDKNFRVFGGGIEFSPLTQNDIYEPRTFGRHLKVPGYFDSWVWFESDSRKKLQYNFNIDYYAFDEKGRNQVFTNFGLRYRFSDKFNVNWSFNPSFSNNETGFSGKNDTDIFIGRRQRNTYENALTSKYTFNEKIALTLTFRHYFSDVTYKQFYTLNQDGSLTNTDNFNKNLDGTYNAWNVDLRFSWWFAPGSQLTLLYRNATSNYLEFSRLNVTKNYDMLFSEPMINNFSLKLTYFLDYNRVKSWMKKKNMKE; the protein is encoded by the coding sequence ATGAAAACTCAATTGCTGATCATTTGCATTACCTTCTTTTCTGTGTTTACATATGCACAGAAAAAAGATGATAATATTGTGAGGAAAAAAATAGCAATCACAAAAACCCTATCATCACCAAAAATCGATGGAATCCTCGATGATCCGCAATGGGAAAATGCTCCTATTGCCACAGGTTTTATTGAAAGAAGCCCCAACAACGGAAAACCTCAGGCCGATTCTATAAAAACTGAGGTCAGAATCTTGTACGACGATACAGGGATTTATTTTGGGGCACAAATGTATGATCCTACTCCCAATAAAATAGCAAAAGAACTAACAGAAAGAGATGGTGTCGGTAATGATGATTTTTTTGGGGTAGCATTGAACGGTTATAATGATAAGCAGCAAAGTCTCGAGTTCATGGTAACCGCAGCAGGAGTTCAGTTTGATGCAAAAATAACAGCCGATGGCGAAGATGATACCTGGAATTCAATCTGGTACAGCGGCGCAAAACTTAATGAAAAAGGCTGGTCTGTGGAAATAAAAATTCCTTATTCAGAATTGAGGTTTCCAAAAAGCAATGTGCAGGAATGGGGAATGAATATGTTCCGAAGAATTCAAAGAATTAAAGCTTCTTACGACTGGAATTTTGTTGATAATGCTAAAAACTCTTACACACTTTTCGATGGAGTTTTACAGGGAATTGAAAATATAAATCCTCCTACCCGACTTTCCTTTACGCCTTATTTTTCGACTTACGTGAATAATTTTGACGGAAAAACGACTTCAAGCTTTAATGGCGGAATGGATGTAAAATACGGAATTAATGACGCTTTTACGTTCGATATGACGTTGATTCCTGATTTTGGACAGGCTAATTTCGATAATTCTATTTTAAATTTAACTCCATTTGAGCAGCAGTTTTCCGAACAGCGAACATTCTTTACCGAAGGAACAGAATTGTTTAGTAAAGGTGGCATGTTTTATTCAAGAAGAGTCGGTGGAGAACCTTCAAGATATCCTGTAACAAATGAAAATGAAGAAGTCACAGAATATCCTTCGAAAGTAAAATTATTTAATGCTTTTAAAATTTCGGGAAGGACAAAAAAAGGACTTGGAATAGGATTTTTCAATGGGATAACACAGCAAATGGAAGCCACTATTGTAAACCATGAAACAGGTGAAGTGAGAAGAGAAGTTGTAGAACCTTGGGCAAATTACAATATCCTTGTTTTCGATCAGAGATTTAATGGCAATTCATCAGTTTCATTGGTAAACACCAATGTTACAAGAGACGGAAACTTTCGCGATGCCAATGCGACAGGGCTTCTTTGGGATATTAGCAATAAGAAAAACACCTATAAAACATTTGGAAGCCTGAAAGGAAGTTTCGTAATGGATGGTGAGACAAAATTTGGAAGTCGCGCAGAAGCAGGTTTAGAAAAAACTGCAGGAAAACACCGTTTTAGCGTTAACGGAAATGTCACGACAAAAGATTGGGATATTAATGATGTAGGATTTTCAACAAAAACCAATTTCGGAAATTACAATGCTTGGTACGGCTATAGAATTTTGCAGCCCACGAAAGCTTTTAATAATATATATCTAAACTTTAACCTGAATTATTTCCACAGGCTGGAACCTTTTATCTTTCAGAATTTTGTCTTTAACAATAACAATAGTTTTACGGATAAGAACTTCAGAGTTTTCGGTGGCGGAATTGAGTTTTCACCTCTTACTCAAAATGACATTTATGAACCCAGAACTTTCGGAAGACACCTTAAAGTTCCCGGATATTTTGATTCGTGGGTTTGGTTCGAGAGTGACAGCAGAAAAAAGCTGCAGTATAATTTCAATATTGATTATTATGCTTTTGATGAGAAAGGAAGAAATCAGGTTTTTACAAATTTTGGACTGCGTTACAGATTTTCGGATAAATTTAATGTAAACTGGAGCTTTAACCCAAGCTTCAGCAACAACGAAACAGGTTTCTCAGGAAAAAACGACACTGACATTTTCATCGGAAGAAGACAGAGAAATACGTACGAAAATGCCTTGACCTCAAAATATACTTTTAATGAAAAAATAGCGCTGACATTGACTTTCAGGCATTATTTTTCGGATGTTACTTATAAGCAGTTTTATACTTTAAACCAAGACGGAAGTTTAACAAACACTGATAACTTCAACAAAAATCTCGACGGAACTTACAATGCGTGGAATGTTGACCTAAGGTTTTCATGGTGGTTTGCTCCGGGAAGCCAGCTGACTTTACTCTATCGAAATGCAACCTCAAATTATCTCGAATTTTCAAGACTGAACGTGACAAAAAACTATGATATGCTCTTCAGTGAGCCTATGATAAATAACTTTTCATTAAAACTGACTTACTTTTTAGATTATAACCGTGTAAAAAGTTGGATGAAGAAAAAGAATATGAAAGAATAA
- a CDS encoding response regulator yields MNQLDNKSVNFLLADDHSLIRQGIVFVLEEIGFDYEVFHASNLQQTLEVIRNHSIDIAIIDAHFPDGNSLTILPEIKKIRPEIKILVFTGIDENIHSLKFINAGANGFLSKMSEEDEMQQAILKIKNDGKYISAVTQDLLMNSLHGGKQVDPLSSLSERELQIAKMYAEGYGNLEIAGKLDVKQNTVSTVKKRIFDKLKIENIVELIELIKNHS; encoded by the coding sequence ATGAATCAGTTAGATAATAAATCTGTTAATTTTCTGCTTGCAGATGATCACAGCCTTATACGACAGGGTATTGTTTTTGTTCTGGAAGAAATTGGTTTTGATTATGAAGTTTTCCACGCGTCTAATTTGCAGCAGACTTTAGAGGTTATAAGAAATCATTCAATAGATATAGCAATCATAGATGCTCATTTTCCCGATGGAAACAGCCTGACAATTTTACCTGAAATAAAAAAAATAAGACCCGAAATAAAAATTTTGGTTTTTACGGGTATTGATGAAAATATCCATTCACTTAAGTTCATTAATGCAGGGGCAAACGGATTTTTGAGTAAGATGAGTGAAGAGGATGAAATGCAGCAGGCTATTCTTAAAATAAAGAATGACGGAAAATATATTTCTGCAGTAACACAGGATTTATTAATGAATTCGCTGCACGGTGGCAAGCAGGTAGATCCTTTGTCGTCCCTGTCGGAAAGAGAACTTCAAATTGCAAAAATGTATGCCGAAGGTTATGGTAATCTTGAAATTGCCGGTAAACTGGATGTAAAACAAAATACGGTAAGTACAGTTAAAAAAAGGATATTCGATAAATTAAAAATTGAAAATATCGTTGAGCTTATTGAATTAATTAAAAACCATTCTTAG
- a CDS encoding sensor histidine kinase, with protein sequence MLKRSLNFKSRKIIHYSLIICILLIQLLIAGFFYNEFVNSKNLAFIENQLKEVHSLENLTDNSRKELLNAQDDLQKYVISEDNKYLESYFNSLNKLGENLDSISHYENKYPRLKNILASQKKDSLEIKNLKVLIDSTYQFSTKSNFKINNELPKLQKYDLDYNLDKFNVETKTYSDTVKKKGLFGRLGDAISGKENVRKESTVITLKQGKKTDISAIKKELDSIINLVDNHYFGEIKKIQVNVTKNQNNNGKFYKIFSNLLVYSNGLMNVYEVAIKDSKSDLEKEYNIQNSKNNKTRMYLIFGAMFLMFVVSILIMLLTRIAFIYEKKLNAANKQIRENLNFKNRILGMLSHELRSPLKIISIFIKKINNKTDDENVKEYLKSISFTNNTLLMQANQILEYTKNQQVENKLIPVVFNLKNEITSILTSIKPYIETRNNTFIISENINPDIVIYSDNTKINQIFMNILGNANKFTENGQISVATIAEPVNENTISLITKISDTGVGISQSDLEKIFEPYYQGVLSEDVENLGAGLGLSLCKEIVELYGGSISVSSEVNKGTTVNFSINLNINK encoded by the coding sequence ATGTTAAAAAGATCATTGAATTTCAAATCAAGAAAAATTATACACTATTCGTTGATTATATGTATTTTATTAATACAACTTCTTATCGCAGGATTTTTTTATAACGAATTTGTCAACAGTAAAAATTTAGCTTTTATTGAAAATCAATTAAAGGAGGTTCATTCATTAGAAAATTTAACGGATAATTCCAGAAAAGAGCTTTTAAATGCACAGGATGATCTGCAGAAATATGTCATAAGTGAAGATAATAAGTATTTGGAATCCTATTTTAACTCTTTAAATAAACTTGGTGAAAATCTAGACAGTATAAGTCATTATGAAAACAAATATCCAAGATTAAAAAACATTTTAGCATCACAGAAAAAAGATTCTTTAGAGATTAAAAACCTTAAAGTCTTGATTGACTCTACGTATCAGTTTTCTACAAAATCGAATTTTAAGATCAATAATGAGCTTCCAAAGCTTCAAAAGTATGATTTGGATTATAATCTCGACAAATTTAATGTAGAAACTAAAACTTATTCGGATACGGTAAAGAAAAAGGGATTGTTCGGGCGTTTGGGAGATGCCATATCCGGAAAGGAAAATGTGCGTAAAGAAAGTACTGTCATTACATTGAAGCAAGGTAAAAAAACAGATATCTCTGCCATAAAGAAAGAGCTGGACAGTATCATTAATCTGGTTGATAACCATTATTTTGGAGAGATAAAAAAAATACAGGTAAACGTAACTAAAAACCAGAATAATAATGGTAAATTTTATAAAATATTCAGTAACCTGCTTGTTTACAGCAATGGTCTGATGAATGTTTATGAAGTTGCCATTAAAGATTCAAAATCGGATCTCGAAAAGGAATATAACATTCAGAATTCGAAAAATAACAAGACCAGAATGTATCTGATATTTGGGGCAATGTTTCTAATGTTCGTTGTTTCAATATTAATCATGCTTTTGACAAGAATAGCATTTATATATGAAAAGAAATTGAATGCTGCCAATAAGCAGATCAGAGAAAACCTTAATTTTAAAAACAGAATTTTGGGTATGCTGAGCCACGAATTAAGATCACCTCTAAAGATTATAAGTATTTTTATCAAGAAAATCAATAATAAAACAGATGATGAGAATGTAAAAGAGTATCTTAAATCAATAAGCTTTACCAATAATACTTTATTGATGCAGGCTAATCAAATTCTGGAATATACCAAAAATCAGCAGGTAGAAAATAAATTGATTCCTGTAGTTTTTAATCTTAAAAACGAAATTACATCTATTTTAACCTCTATTAAACCTTATATTGAAACGCGGAATAACACATTTATTATTAGTGAAAATATAAATCCTGATATTGTCATTTATTCGGATAATACAAAGATCAATCAGATTTTCATGAATATTCTTGGAAATGCAAACAAATTCACTGAAAACGGACAGATCAGTGTGGCTACAATCGCAGAGCCTGTAAATGAAAATACAATTTCTTTAATCACAAAAATAAGTGATACAGGTGTTGGAATTTCTCAATCCGATTTAGAAAAAATATTTGAACCTTATTATCAAGGGGTTTTATCTGAAGATGTAGAAAATCTTGGGGCAGGTTTGGGACTTAGCCTGTGTAAAGAGATTGTAGAATTGTATGGAGGAAGCATATCAGTATCAAGCGAAGTGAATAAAGGTACAACTGTGAACTTCTCTATTAATTTAAATATTAATAAATGA
- the pheS gene encoding phenylalanine--tRNA ligase subunit alpha, whose amino-acid sequence MIEKIEELLVEVNGFNATSKEDIENFRIKYNGKKGILNDFFEKFKEVPNDQKKDFGQKINTLKQAVNVKLEDLKNSSESSVILEKEDLTRPAFPLDLGSRHPINLVKNRIIEIFKSIGFAVADGPEIEDDWHNFTALNLPEYHPARDMQDTFFIEQNPDILLRTHTSSVQIRYMEENQPPIRILSPGRVFRNEAVSSRSHCIFHQIEGLYIDENVSFADLKQTIQFFTTELFGKSKIRLRPSYFPFTEPSAEIDVYWGLNSETDYRITKGTGWLEIMGCGMVDPAVLKNVNIDSEKYSGYAFGMGIERIVMLLYQMSDIRMFFENDIRTLEQFKTL is encoded by the coding sequence ATGATAGAAAAGATAGAAGAGTTGCTGGTTGAGGTAAACGGCTTCAATGCTACATCTAAAGAGGATATTGAAAACTTCCGAATCAAGTATAATGGTAAGAAAGGGATTCTTAATGATTTTTTTGAAAAATTTAAAGAAGTTCCAAACGACCAGAAAAAAGATTTCGGACAGAAGATCAATACTCTTAAGCAGGCTGTTAACGTAAAATTGGAAGATTTGAAAAATTCTTCTGAGTCTTCTGTTATTTTAGAAAAAGAAGATCTTACAAGACCCGCTTTTCCGTTGGATTTAGGTTCTAGACATCCGATCAATTTAGTGAAGAACAGAATCATTGAGATTTTCAAATCTATTGGTTTTGCTGTTGCTGATGGTCCTGAAATTGAGGACGACTGGCACAATTTCACGGCCCTGAACCTTCCTGAATACCACCCTGCAAGAGATATGCAGGATACTTTCTTTATTGAGCAGAATCCTGATATTTTGTTGAGAACGCATACTTCTTCGGTACAGATCCGTTATATGGAGGAAAATCAACCGCCGATAAGGATCTTATCTCCTGGAAGAGTGTTTAGGAATGAAGCGGTTTCTTCTCGTTCGCACTGTATTTTCCATCAGATTGAAGGTTTGTATATTGATGAAAATGTAAGTTTTGCAGATTTGAAGCAAACAATTCAGTTCTTTACAACGGAGCTTTTCGGAAAGTCGAAAATCAGATTGAGACCTTCTTATTTTCCTTTTACTGAACCAAGTGCAGAAATTGACGTTTACTGGGGATTAAATTCAGAAACAGATTACAGAATCACGAAAGGAACAGGCTGGCTGGAAATTATGGGTTGCGGAATGGTAGATCCTGCGGTTTTGAAGAATGTAAATATTGATTCGGAGAAATATTCGGGATATGCTTTCGGGATGGGAATTGAAAGAATTGTAATGCTTCTTTATCAAATGAGTGACATCAGAATGTTTTTCGAAAATGATATCAGAACGCTGGAGCAGTTTAAAACTTTATAA
- a CDS encoding YceI family protein gives MKRKLFLLVIPTFFAIATTISCKKDKPLSSESNEVTTSKERSQFVVDTLNSKVEWKGYKIFKSENTSHFGTIKFESGDVTVKEGKLESGKFVADMTSLTSEDLKNDTEQLEKLNGHLKSGDFFEVEKFPTASYEITKVTPSAEGDYNTILDGNLTVKGITKPVQFKANISVKEGTVSIATEPKDIKREEFGVKFQAPAENGVIKDEVTLQINVKALEKK, from the coding sequence ATGAAAAGAAAGCTGTTTTTGCTGGTTATTCCTACGTTTTTTGCTATCGCAACGACGATTTCATGTAAGAAAGATAAACCTCTTTCCAGTGAAAGTAATGAAGTAACAACAAGTAAAGAAAGAAGCCAATTTGTAGTGGATACGCTGAACAGTAAAGTAGAATGGAAGGGGTATAAAATTTTTAAATCTGAAAATACAAGTCATTTCGGTACCATCAAATTTGAAAGCGGCGATGTAACGGTAAAAGAAGGAAAACTGGAGAGCGGAAAATTCGTGGCGGATATGACTTCCTTGACCTCCGAAGATTTGAAGAATGACACCGAGCAGCTAGAAAAACTGAACGGACATTTGAAAAGCGGAGATTTCTTTGAAGTAGAAAAATTTCCAACAGCTTCTTATGAAATTACAAAAGTTACACCTTCTGCGGAAGGAGACTACAATACGATTCTGGATGGTAATTTAACGGTTAAGGGAATTACAAAGCCTGTTCAGTTTAAAGCTAATATTTCTGTAAAAGAAGGAACGGTAAGTATTGCAACTGAGCCGAAAGATATTAAAAGAGAAGAGTTTGGAGTGAAGTTTCAGGCTCCGGCTGAAAACGGAGTGATCAAGGATGAGGTAACTCTTCAGATCAACGTAAAAGCTTTAGAAAAAAAATAA
- a CDS encoding sulfate/molybdate ABC transporter ATP-binding protein, with protein sequence MLLEINNLYFSYSKEKPLFQNLNLRFEEGKTIALAGESGCGKSTLLSLIYGLLDWESGEIIFNGEKLLGPKANLVPGEAEMKFVAQSFDLMPYATVAENVGKFISNINLAKKKETVAELLEVVGLEEFSNVLPKYLSGGQQQRVAIARALSVLPKLLILDEPFSNLDFPRKIELREKLFRYVKQQNISLVISTHELQDIIPWLDQIVVLQNGRLIQNDNPEQTFKNPYNPYVAKLFGEVNTFSESEIADFHISKFSYYPKEIKVSENGFEAEVLESRFAGNHYWNKVKAINKELVVFTDEKLDGTVNISFIQ encoded by the coding sequence ATGCTATTAGAAATAAACAATTTATATTTTTCATATTCCAAAGAAAAACCCCTGTTTCAGAACCTTAATCTAAGGTTTGAAGAAGGTAAAACTATCGCATTGGCGGGAGAAAGCGGGTGCGGAAAATCGACTTTATTAAGTTTGATTTACGGGCTTTTGGATTGGGAAAGCGGAGAGATTATTTTTAACGGAGAAAAATTGTTAGGACCGAAAGCAAATTTGGTTCCCGGAGAAGCTGAAATGAAATTTGTTGCTCAAAGTTTTGATTTGATGCCCTATGCAACCGTTGCCGAAAATGTAGGTAAATTTATTTCTAATATCAATTTAGCTAAGAAAAAAGAAACCGTTGCCGAACTTCTTGAAGTGGTTGGTCTGGAAGAATTTTCAAACGTTTTACCTAAATATTTAAGTGGTGGCCAACAGCAGAGAGTTGCTATTGCAAGAGCTCTTTCTGTACTTCCGAAGCTTTTAATTCTTGATGAGCCTTTCAGTAATCTTGATTTTCCGAGAAAAATAGAATTGCGTGAAAAATTATTCCGCTATGTAAAACAGCAGAACATTTCTCTGGTTATTTCTACACATGAACTTCAGGATATTATTCCGTGGCTGGATCAGATTGTTGTTCTGCAAAACGGAAGACTAATTCAGAATGACAATCCGGAACAGACATTCAAAAATCCCTACAACCCTTATGTCGCGAAGCTTTTTGGTGAAGTAAATACTTTTAGTGAAAGCGAAATTGCAGATTTCCACATTAGTAAATTCTCATATTACCCAAAAGAGATAAAGGTTTCTGAAAATGGTTTTGAAGCCGAAGTTTTAGAAAGCAGGTTCGCAGGAAATCATTACTGGAATAAAGTGAAGGCTATAAACAAAGAGCTGGTTGTTTTTACGGATGAAAAACTGGACGGAACTGTTAATATTTCGTTTATTCAATAA
- a CDS encoding zinc ribbon domain-containing protein YjdM has translation MSDTVLCPKCSSEFTYPSDNMLVCSQCFYEWNPEETATEASNSGKILDSNGNELQDGDSVVVIKDLPVKGAPKPVKAGTKVKNIRLRPDSDHNIDCKIDGFGSMALKSEFVKKA, from the coding sequence ATGAGTGATACTGTACTTTGTCCGAAATGTAGTTCTGAATTTACTTATCCAAGTGACAATATGTTGGTTTGTTCACAGTGTTTCTATGAATGGAATCCTGAAGAAACTGCAACAGAGGCTTCAAATTCAGGGAAAATTTTAGATTCGAACGGAAATGAATTGCAGGATGGAGATTCTGTAGTTGTTATTAAAGATTTACCTGTAAAAGGTGCTCCAAAGCCAGTGAAAGCAGGAACTAAAGTTAAAAATATTCGTTTAAGACCAGACAGTGACCATAATATTGATTGTAAAATTGATGGTTTCGGTTCAATGGCTCTGAAATCAGAATTTGTGAAAAAAGCATAA
- a CDS encoding RsmB/NOP family class I SAM-dependent RNA methyltransferase, producing the protein MELIHRNLAIGIHDALQETFFEKNKYADKVIERLLKAHRKWGSQDRAVVSEIFYNIIRWKKRLEYYMGEGVKPNNIYKLIIAYLLWSKTNYKKFEEFDGIKIADILTKLKKNTVPTKAIEHSIPEWLAETLEKELGANWEKEMKALNEQAPTVLRANSLRTTPRELIADLSAESVVAYPIKNYPDAVQLEEKKNVFLTTAFKEGLFEVQDASSQKIGYFLDVKEGQRVVDACAGAGGKTLHLAALMGNKGQIIALDIFEWKLAELKRRAKRAGAHNIETRMISDNKVIKRLHDKVDRLLIDAPCSGLGVLKRNPDSKWKIDQDFIDRIKKEQQQIIQDYSKMLKVGGKMVYATCSILPSENNKQVEEFIKNNPNYKMIKDEKVMPSEGYDGFYMALIERLS; encoded by the coding sequence ATGGAACTTATTCACAGAAACTTAGCAATCGGAATTCACGATGCTTTACAAGAAACATTTTTCGAGAAAAATAAATACGCCGATAAAGTAATCGAAAGACTTTTAAAAGCACACAGAAAATGGGGAAGCCAGGACAGAGCTGTCGTTTCTGAGATTTTCTATAACATCATCCGTTGGAAAAAACGTCTGGAATATTACATGGGAGAAGGTGTAAAACCCAATAATATTTACAAACTTATCATCGCATATCTACTTTGGAGCAAAACAAACTATAAAAAATTTGAGGAATTCGACGGAATAAAAATCGCAGATATCCTTACTAAGCTTAAAAAGAACACTGTTCCTACAAAAGCGATAGAGCATTCTATCCCCGAATGGCTTGCTGAAACTTTAGAAAAAGAATTAGGTGCCAATTGGGAAAAAGAAATGAAAGCTCTGAATGAGCAAGCTCCTACCGTTTTGAGAGCAAACTCCTTAAGAACTACACCAAGAGAGCTTATTGCTGATCTTTCTGCTGAGAGTGTGGTTGCTTATCCTATCAAAAACTATCCTGATGCGGTACAACTGGAAGAGAAAAAGAACGTTTTTCTTACCACTGCTTTCAAAGAAGGCTTATTCGAAGTTCAGGATGCTTCTTCACAAAAAATCGGATATTTTCTTGATGTAAAAGAAGGACAGAGAGTTGTGGATGCTTGTGCAGGTGCAGGCGGAAAAACACTTCACTTAGCTGCTTTGATGGGAAATAAAGGACAGATCATTGCTTTAGATATCTTCGAATGGAAATTGGCAGAGCTGAAACGCCGTGCAAAAAGAGCCGGAGCTCACAACATAGAAACCCGAATGATTTCTGATAACAAAGTAATTAAAAGGCTTCATGATAAAGTAGACAGATTATTGATCGATGCACCATGTTCAGGTCTTGGAGTTTTGAAAAGAAATCCAGACAGCAAATGGAAAATCGATCAGGATTTTATCGACAGAATTAAGAAAGAACAGCAGCAAATTATTCAGGATTATTCTAAAATGCTTAAAGTAGGAGGAAAAATGGTATATGCAACATGTTCTATTTTACCTTCAGAAAACAATAAGCAGGTTGAGGAATTCATTAAAAACAATCCTAATTACAAAATGATTAAAGACGAAAAAGTAATGCCAAGTGAAGGCTACGACGGATTCTATATGGCTTTGATCGAGAGACTTTCGTAA